In Vibrio japonicus, the following are encoded in one genomic region:
- a CDS encoding L-lactate MFS transporter produces MSKIDKAMRILLAGFCINLCLGILYAWSVFNKALVTESGWSAAEASAPYATATITFSICLLVAGILQDRMGPRMILILGTVLTGLGMIASGFVDSPLMLNITFGVITGAGIGFGYACLSPSAMKWFHSSKKGMVNGLIAAGFGLAAIYLAPLTAALIDSMGIQTSFLVLGVGILAIAVPLAATINNPPAGYTPAEPKVKAGQAPKAVKISEDLSWKAMLKTPQFYSLWIMYAFAASVGLMIIGNITTIASVQASLPNAVYLASILAVFNSGGRVAAGMLADKIGGVRTLLLAFILQGANMALFATFDTEFTLIIGTAIAAVGYGTLLAVFPTLTAEFYGLKNYGTNYGVLYTAWGIGGAIGAAVVGFSMTNGDGYNLAYTVSAVMMAVCITLAIITKPISEAKVAQLKNA; encoded by the coding sequence ATGAGCAAGATTGATAAAGCTATGCGTATCCTGCTAGCGGGATTCTGTATCAACCTTTGTCTTGGCATCCTGTATGCTTGGAGTGTATTTAACAAGGCACTAGTCACTGAATCTGGCTGGAGTGCTGCTGAAGCATCTGCGCCTTACGCAACTGCAACTATCACCTTCTCTATCTGTCTTCTAGTTGCGGGTATCCTACAAGACCGTATGGGTCCTCGTATGATCCTTATCTTAGGTACGGTTCTTACTGGCCTTGGTATGATTGCCTCTGGTTTTGTCGATTCACCGCTTATGCTAAACATTACATTCGGTGTGATTACTGGTGCTGGTATCGGCTTTGGTTACGCGTGTCTGTCACCGTCTGCGATGAAATGGTTCCACTCGTCTAAAAAAGGCATGGTAAACGGTCTTATCGCCGCTGGCTTCGGTCTTGCCGCTATCTACCTTGCGCCACTGACTGCTGCTCTTATCGACAGCATGGGCATCCAAACTAGCTTCTTAGTACTTGGTGTAGGTATTTTGGCTATCGCAGTACCACTTGCAGCGACGATCAACAACCCACCAGCGGGCTACACGCCAGCAGAACCAAAAGTAAAAGCTGGCCAAGCACCAAAAGCGGTAAAGATTTCTGAAGATCTAAGCTGGAAAGCGATGCTGAAAACGCCTCAGTTCTACTCATTGTGGATCATGTACGCGTTTGCCGCTTCTGTTGGTCTTATGATCATCGGTAACATCACCACGATCGCAAGCGTTCAGGCTAGCCTGCCAAACGCGGTATACCTAGCATCTATCCTTGCAGTATTTAACTCAGGCGGTCGTGTTGCTGCGGGTATGCTTGCAGACAAGATTGGTGGCGTGCGCACTCTACTGTTAGCGTTCATACTACAAGGCGCAAACATGGCTCTGTTCGCAACGTTCGATACAGAATTCACGCTTATCATCGGTACAGCTATCGCAGCGGTTGGTTACGGTACGCTACTAGCGGTATTCCCAACACTAACAGCAGAATTCTACGGCCTGAAAAACTACGGTACTAACTACGGCGTTCTATACACGGCCTGGGGTATTGGTGGTGCTATCGGTGCCGCGGTTGTTGGCTTCTCTATGACAAACGGCGACGGCTACAACCTAGCGTACACGGTTTCAGCAGTTATGATGGCAGTGTGTATTACACTTGCAATCATCACTAAGCCAATTTCTGAAGCAAAAGTTGCGCAGCTTAAAAACGCTTAA
- a CDS encoding VRR-NUC domain-containing protein: protein MDNPVTLAPDYYLDNFVKLISHAQHWYSDLLECSEHEWITHFNQLDRPSQCLLVRLYSRRGCWFRSDKINYAEIPDIPSRLDTLVKYDFIAINPILDTHGLASSLLTKPELCALFPQVNKSLRKEQFIASIPNTPFSDFNKIGFEVIHLKSDYMIDLLLTLFFANTHQDLSQFVLDELGLNQFEKYELSKERRFFSSRIEIEQLLSLSSLAEEYSLADRQCLSTLTSLSERIPDPVPHAYIERKRQHMINDIARDFERLSAYDKALGLFRQTQLPPSRERQARILAKLDEDKLFSDVVTGMLTQPENAAELEVATKLEQRVKRKRGLKVPRASKPKCHECRLELDLSQQRVELAVKAHFEKNGWNVFYVENHFLNGLLGLAFWELFFAPVEGAFINAYQYKPLDLYHADFLSKRQKTYDKAVETISAQGLLHLKQRYEEKLNISNPFIHWPSFAPELIDHAETAIPTDTLLSLFEVQFSDLKLYRNGMPDLIAFKDNEYRWIEVKGPGDKLQDNQWRWIKEFDRLGVPFSVCYVNQ from the coding sequence ATGGATAATCCCGTCACTCTCGCGCCCGATTACTATTTAGATAATTTTGTTAAACTGATTTCTCACGCTCAGCATTGGTACTCTGATCTACTCGAATGCAGCGAACATGAATGGATCACTCATTTTAATCAGTTAGATAGACCTTCTCAGTGCTTGTTGGTACGACTATACAGTCGCCGTGGGTGCTGGTTTCGTTCAGACAAAATAAACTACGCTGAAATCCCCGACATACCCTCTCGTCTAGATACATTGGTCAAATACGATTTTATCGCCATTAACCCGATACTTGATACCCATGGGCTTGCGTCTAGCTTGCTGACAAAACCAGAGCTATGTGCGCTATTTCCTCAGGTCAATAAGTCGCTTCGAAAAGAGCAATTCATCGCCTCGATACCAAATACGCCGTTTTCAGACTTCAACAAAATCGGCTTTGAGGTTATTCATCTCAAATCCGATTACATGATTGATTTGTTACTGACTCTGTTTTTTGCCAATACACATCAAGACTTAAGCCAGTTTGTATTGGATGAACTGGGGTTAAACCAGTTTGAGAAATATGAACTAAGCAAAGAACGTCGCTTCTTCAGTTCGCGTATTGAGATTGAGCAACTACTGAGTTTAAGTTCTCTCGCCGAAGAATATTCTTTGGCAGACAGACAATGCCTCTCGACATTAACTAGCCTCTCCGAACGTATTCCAGACCCAGTGCCACACGCCTATATTGAACGTAAGCGTCAGCACATGATTAATGACATTGCACGAGACTTTGAGCGATTAAGCGCGTACGACAAAGCTTTGGGTTTATTCAGGCAAACACAATTACCGCCGAGTCGAGAGCGTCAAGCACGAATTCTTGCTAAGCTTGACGAAGACAAACTCTTTAGTGACGTTGTCACGGGCATGCTAACCCAACCTGAAAATGCAGCAGAGTTAGAAGTCGCGACCAAACTGGAACAGAGAGTAAAGCGTAAACGTGGCTTGAAAGTTCCGCGCGCCTCAAAACCTAAATGTCATGAATGCCGGCTGGAACTCGATCTTTCACAACAACGCGTAGAATTGGCAGTAAAAGCGCATTTTGAAAAGAATGGCTGGAATGTGTTTTACGTTGAAAACCACTTCCTCAATGGTTTACTCGGCCTCGCGTTTTGGGAACTGTTTTTTGCTCCAGTCGAAGGCGCGTTTATCAATGCGTATCAATATAAGCCTTTAGATCTATACCACGCTGATTTCCTCAGTAAGCGTCAGAAGACGTATGACAAGGCCGTTGAAACGATATCGGCTCAGGGACTGCTCCATCTTAAGCAACGTTATGAAGAAAAATTGAACATCAGTAATCCTTTTATTCACTGGCCAAGCTTTGCGCCTGAACTGATTGATCATGCCGAAACCGCAATCCCTACCGACACCTTACTCTCTCTTTTTGAAGTGCAGTTCAGCGATCTCAAGCTCTACCGGAATGGAATGCCTGATTTAATCGCATTTAAAGATAATGAATACCGCTGGATAGAGGTCAAAGGCCCTGGCGATAAACTCCAAGACAATCAATGGCGCTGGATAAAAGAGTTCGATCGCCTTGGTGTCCCATTTTCTGTCTGTTATGTAAACCAATAG
- a CDS encoding electron transfer flavoprotein-ubiquinone oxidoreductase, which yields MERETMEFDIVVVGAGPAGLSAACRLGQLSRSNGLDLNICVIEKGAQVGAHILSGAVFEPKALDELFPDWQDAPPPMTPVSDESLIYLTTKHNHCRVPKHLAPKTLFGKNPNYVISLGQLCIWLADQAEQLGVEIFPGFAAKSIHYDNEGNVCGIVTSDLGLDKEGKPKSSFEPGIILKARYTVFAEGARGHLGCELISKFKLNKGKQPQHYALGIKELWQLPENDPRHKPGTVIHGLGWPLSESNTNGGSFLYHLDNHQIAVGIIVDLNYSNPYLDPFEEFQRLKHHPAMSKYLEGGERLCFGARALAKGGLFSLPKQQFPGGLLIGCDAGTLDNAKIKGCHTAMKSGLIAAEAIALEFAKDNPELEVNYQTHFEQSWLYDELSRARNFNGAIHKHGPILGGALAIIEQNIWPCITRKPVPWNIKDPQADYVALKDKYTCTKIHYPKPDKKLSFDRPSSVYLSGTKHEENQPNHLHISSYRIAIANHLPMFDEPSQRYCPAGVYEIVEKDGNKQLHINPTNCLHCKTCDIKDPSNNITWVPPEGGGGPDYRNM from the coding sequence ATGGAAAGAGAAACAATGGAGTTTGACATTGTCGTTGTCGGCGCTGGCCCTGCTGGATTATCCGCTGCTTGTCGACTTGGTCAACTTAGTCGGTCGAATGGACTGGATCTCAATATTTGCGTGATTGAGAAAGGCGCACAAGTCGGCGCGCATATTTTATCCGGAGCCGTATTCGAGCCAAAAGCACTAGACGAGCTTTTCCCAGACTGGCAAGACGCCCCACCACCCATGACTCCTGTGAGTGACGAATCGCTCATTTACCTAACAACCAAACACAATCACTGTCGCGTTCCTAAACATCTTGCTCCTAAAACCCTGTTTGGCAAAAATCCCAATTACGTCATTAGCTTGGGGCAACTCTGCATTTGGTTAGCGGATCAAGCCGAGCAACTTGGCGTTGAGATCTTTCCCGGCTTTGCCGCAAAAAGCATCCATTACGACAATGAAGGCAACGTCTGTGGCATTGTGACGTCCGATTTAGGCCTTGATAAAGAAGGCAAACCAAAAAGCAGCTTTGAGCCAGGCATTATTCTCAAAGCCCGATATACCGTATTTGCAGAAGGGGCAAGAGGCCATTTAGGTTGCGAACTGATCAGTAAATTCAAACTGAACAAAGGTAAACAACCCCAACACTATGCGTTGGGCATTAAAGAGTTGTGGCAACTACCGGAAAACGATCCAAGACATAAACCCGGTACGGTTATCCACGGCTTGGGCTGGCCACTCAGTGAGAGCAACACCAATGGCGGGAGCTTTCTTTATCACCTCGACAACCACCAAATTGCGGTCGGTATTATTGTCGATCTCAATTACAGCAACCCCTACCTTGATCCCTTTGAAGAGTTTCAACGCCTAAAACACCACCCTGCTATGTCCAAATATTTAGAGGGCGGTGAGCGACTTTGTTTTGGTGCAAGAGCGTTAGCCAAAGGTGGATTGTTTTCACTCCCCAAACAGCAGTTTCCCGGCGGCTTATTAATCGGATGTGATGCAGGCACGCTAGACAACGCCAAAATTAAAGGGTGTCACACCGCTATGAAATCAGGTCTGATAGCGGCTGAAGCGATTGCCCTAGAATTCGCAAAAGACAATCCTGAGCTTGAAGTAAACTACCAAACGCATTTTGAGCAGTCCTGGCTGTATGACGAACTGAGTCGAGCCCGAAATTTCAACGGCGCCATTCACAAACACGGCCCTATTCTTGGTGGTGCACTTGCCATCATTGAACAGAACATTTGGCCATGTATCACACGTAAGCCTGTACCTTGGAACATCAAAGATCCACAAGCTGACTACGTGGCTTTGAAAGATAAGTACACTTGCACAAAAATTCACTACCCTAAGCCCGATAAAAAGCTGAGTTTTGATAGACCTTCATCGGTGTATTTATCCGGTACAAAACACGAAGAAAATCAGCCTAATCACTTACATATCTCCAGCTACAGGATTGCTATTGCTAACCATTTACCCATGTTTGATGAACCGAGCCAGCGGTATTGTCCGGCTGGTGTGTATGAAATTGTTGAGAAAGATGGCAACAAACAACTGCACATTAACCCCACTAACTGCCTTCACTGTAAAACGTGCGACATAAAAGACCCATCAAATAACATCACTTGGGTTCCCCCCGAAGGTGGTGGTGGGCCAGATTACAGAAACATGTAA
- a CDS encoding fatty acid cis/trans isomerase has product MKLQKLLLLVIVTLFAGCATYAGLNYNQLFGEAQVRERRVHIDSSHGDFFLKEVKPIIDKRCVVCHACYDAPCQLKLSSVEGIDRGASTQLVYEGTRLTAAKPTRLFEDAETTQQWRDLGFHPVLNERSQNATANIEAGLIARMLMQKESHPLPQQDQLEGFDFAIDRSQVCPTIEEYSQYEKKYPTWGMPYGMPNLDGKEYSTLINWLNDGALMNDPVPLTQKQQDLVETYEKLLNKDSLKVQLAARYIYEHLFLSHLYFSDLNERQPRFFSLVRSATPPGLPVKRIATRRPYDDPGVDRVYYRLIPEQGTIVDKTHMPFALNKQRITNWKQWFIDAPYTVSQLPGYAPEIAANPMTAFIDMPVKARFKFMLDNSQNTINAFIKGPVCRGQLALNVINDRFWVFFIDPEKSDIPEINEFYRSQANNLKLPSELESNTLPMTNWVAYSRQQAKYLEEKSEFVNRWFKDGRYLTTDVIWTGDGHNPNAALTVFRHFDSATVVQGLVGEPPKTAWIMDYALIERIHYLLVAGFDVYGNFGHQLITRMFMDFLRLEGESNFVALLPLNIRHQEQSSWYREQSPQLSDFLQRNVNPFNQPTNVPYYTDDPKSELYAKLKTLLAPVLSNRYDIEQTGFSSKNENLLRSINTIKGKGLAYLPQITMLMIESNSGQKQLFTLLQNSAHTNISSLFDEESNRDPENDDLTLVRGVLGSYPAAYLSLKESQIPQLVEMIKNVYTEEDYVKLLDAFAIRRSSSEFWPFSDQVHQWYKQSYPIEFGLLDYNRFENR; this is encoded by the coding sequence ATGAAACTACAAAAACTTTTGTTACTGGTGATCGTAACACTGTTCGCTGGCTGTGCCACATACGCTGGGCTTAACTACAATCAACTCTTTGGAGAGGCGCAGGTTAGAGAGCGCCGCGTCCACATAGACTCATCACATGGCGATTTCTTCTTAAAGGAGGTAAAACCCATCATCGACAAGCGATGTGTGGTCTGTCACGCCTGTTATGATGCGCCATGTCAACTGAAACTCTCTTCGGTAGAAGGGATTGATCGAGGCGCAAGTACTCAGCTTGTCTACGAAGGAACTCGCCTGACGGCAGCGAAACCCACTCGCCTGTTTGAGGATGCAGAGACAACACAGCAGTGGCGTGACTTGGGCTTTCATCCTGTCCTTAACGAACGCTCCCAAAACGCGACAGCGAACATCGAAGCGGGCTTAATCGCCAGAATGTTGATGCAAAAAGAGTCGCACCCTCTTCCGCAACAAGATCAGCTAGAAGGATTTGATTTCGCGATTGATCGCAGTCAGGTTTGCCCGACTATTGAAGAATACAGTCAATACGAGAAAAAATACCCTACTTGGGGGATGCCTTACGGAATGCCAAACCTAGATGGCAAAGAGTACTCCACCTTAATCAATTGGCTGAATGACGGCGCTCTCATGAACGATCCCGTGCCACTTACCCAGAAGCAGCAAGATTTGGTCGAGACGTATGAAAAGTTACTCAACAAAGACTCGTTGAAAGTCCAATTAGCCGCACGTTATATCTACGAACATCTGTTCTTATCACACCTATATTTTTCAGATCTGAATGAACGCCAGCCACGCTTTTTTAGTCTGGTACGCTCTGCAACACCGCCAGGACTGCCTGTTAAACGTATTGCCACCCGTCGCCCTTACGATGATCCGGGAGTTGATCGCGTGTACTACCGCTTGATTCCTGAACAAGGCACCATCGTCGATAAAACTCATATGCCTTTTGCACTCAACAAGCAGCGTATTACTAACTGGAAGCAGTGGTTTATTGACGCGCCATACACCGTATCTCAACTGCCGGGTTATGCGCCTGAAATCGCAGCTAACCCAATGACCGCCTTTATCGACATGCCAGTAAAAGCGCGCTTTAAGTTTATGCTCGACAACTCACAGAACACGATTAACGCCTTTATCAAAGGGCCAGTTTGCCGTGGTCAGCTCGCACTTAATGTCATCAATGACCGTTTTTGGGTGTTCTTCATTGACCCTGAAAAATCGGATATCCCTGAGATCAACGAGTTTTATCGCTCTCAAGCGAACAACCTGAAACTGCCAAGCGAACTGGAAAGCAACACCCTACCGATGACCAACTGGGTCGCGTATTCCAGACAGCAGGCCAAATATTTAGAAGAGAAGTCTGAGTTTGTTAACCGCTGGTTTAAAGACGGTCGTTACCTAACCACCGATGTGATTTGGACAGGTGACGGTCACAACCCCAATGCTGCGCTAACTGTATTTAGACACTTTGACAGCGCCACTGTTGTCCAAGGTTTGGTCGGCGAGCCACCAAAAACAGCATGGATTATGGATTATGCGTTGATTGAGCGTATCCATTACCTTCTTGTGGCTGGCTTCGATGTCTACGGCAATTTTGGCCACCAGCTGATCACTCGCATGTTTATGGACTTTCTAAGACTTGAAGGGGAAAGTAACTTTGTTGCCCTGCTCCCACTCAACATTCGACATCAAGAACAATCTAGTTGGTATCGTGAACAAAGCCCGCAGCTGAGTGACTTTTTACAGCGTAACGTTAATCCGTTTAACCAACCGACGAACGTTCCGTATTACACGGACGATCCAAAATCAGAGCTCTATGCGAAGTTAAAAACACTGCTGGCTCCCGTGCTGAGTAACCGATATGACATTGAGCAAACTGGTTTTTCTTCAAAAAACGAAAATCTTCTTCGCTCAATAAACACGATCAAAGGCAAAGGGTTAGCGTACTTACCTCAAATTACGATGCTTATGATTGAGTCTAATTCTGGTCAAAAACAGCTTTTTACCTTGTTGCAGAATAGCGCACATACCAACATCTCGAGCTTATTTGACGAAGAAAGCAATCGAGATCCAGAAAATGACGATTTAACACTGGTTCGCGGAGTGCTTGGTAGTTACCCAGCGGCTTACCTTTCTTTGAAGGAGTCTCAGATCCCGCAACTGGTTGAGATGATTAAAAATGTGTATACGGAAGAAGATTACGTCAAATTGCTTGATGCGTTTGCGATTCGTCGCAGCTCGAGTGAGTTTTGGCCGTTTAGCGATCAGGTTCATCAGTGGTACAAACAGTCATATCCTATCGAATTTGGATTGCTGGACTATAATCGTTTTGAGAATAGGTAG